One Clostridium sp. CM027 genomic window carries:
- a CDS encoding family 20 glycosylhydrolase, whose translation MYLIPLPRKVIEREGLFLIGHNTAIVLDVALDDNDLETAKMLQQEIKKVIAITLPIKKVLRSAGDLYENCICFQYDNIDTRKEAYMLSVRSNKITITACSSRGFLYGVATLIQLCKISRAEIGCTDIEDEPSYSNRGYMLDVSRGRVPTMNSLKVLVDRLSLYKINQLQLYMENCLRLDGFEEIWSQTDPFTPEEILELDSYCNKRGIELVPCIASFGHLYDLLRSESFGKYREMNTGQGEAFTWYNRMRYHIINVSDPDSFALITGILDQYMPLFRSDKINICCDETFDLGKGKSAPMAKGMVYGEMYLSYVNRLVEYLQSKGKKVMIWGDILQNHHEQMGKLNSQVTCLNWYYNYGAKEEVVKIFADIGLKQYVCPSVSGYSRLVNAYDMSFTNIREMAKLGNQYHAVGFLNTDWGDCGHINMPALAIPCMIYGAAQGWNVEDDRDFSTIDKAISLVEYEDRGKNLVGLLRELSRQDIITFNDMAFFRDYKVYNQTYNDRGTSLYEKAKNEMMLVSENQLKGAVTKCSEIINFLKQNDSGSYAERQEEMLEYYLAARGVALMQELTLIIKKREYAQDVQPLDTPYELASKLEYWLMDYCTEWRTVSRESELYRIKEFVWQICSILRKYDTKLHS comes from the coding sequence ATGTATTTGATCCCATTGCCACGGAAAGTCATAGAACGCGAAGGATTATTTTTGATAGGCCACAATACTGCCATTGTGTTAGATGTGGCATTGGATGATAACGATTTGGAAACGGCGAAGATGTTACAGCAGGAAATTAAAAAGGTTATCGCAATTACGCTTCCTATTAAAAAAGTGTTACGGAGTGCAGGGGATCTTTATGAAAACTGCATTTGCTTTCAATATGACAATATAGATACAAGAAAAGAAGCTTATATGCTGAGTGTGAGATCAAATAAAATTACAATTACCGCCTGTTCAAGCCGCGGATTCCTGTATGGAGTAGCTACGCTAATTCAGCTATGTAAGATATCACGTGCGGAAATTGGATGCACAGATATTGAAGATGAACCATCTTATTCAAACAGAGGATATATGCTTGATGTTAGCCGCGGAAGGGTGCCTACTATGAACAGTCTGAAAGTGCTGGTTGATCGGTTGTCCTTGTATAAAATCAATCAACTTCAACTGTATATGGAAAACTGTTTACGACTAGATGGATTTGAGGAAATTTGGTCGCAGACTGATCCTTTTACTCCGGAAGAAATTTTGGAACTAGATTCTTACTGCAATAAAAGAGGCATTGAACTGGTACCTTGCATAGCATCATTTGGACATTTGTATGATTTACTCCGTTCAGAGAGCTTTGGTAAATACAGAGAAATGAATACCGGTCAGGGTGAGGCATTTACTTGGTATAACCGTATGAGATACCATATCATTAATGTGTCTGACCCCGATAGTTTTGCTCTTATCACAGGAATTCTTGACCAATACATGCCATTGTTTCGCAGTGATAAAATAAACATTTGTTGCGATGAAACATTTGATTTGGGTAAGGGGAAGAGTGCTCCTATGGCAAAGGGAATGGTTTACGGAGAGATGTATCTTTCTTATGTGAATAGGTTAGTGGAATATCTTCAAAGTAAGGGAAAAAAGGTAATGATTTGGGGTGATATTCTGCAGAATCATCACGAACAGATGGGTAAACTTAATTCGCAAGTTACTTGCCTTAACTGGTATTACAATTATGGTGCTAAGGAAGAAGTTGTTAAAATTTTTGCAGATATCGGTTTGAAGCAATATGTATGTCCTAGTGTATCAGGTTACAGTAGGTTGGTGAATGCATATGACATGAGTTTTACTAATATAAGAGAGATGGCAAAGTTAGGTAATCAGTATCATGCGGTGGGATTTTTGAATACAGACTGGGGAGATTGTGGACATATTAATATGCCGGCGCTTGCCATTCCCTGCATGATTTATGGCGCAGCACAGGGTTGGAACGTTGAGGACGACAGGGATTTTAGCACCATAGACAAGGCTATTTCACTGGTTGAATATGAAGATCGCGGGAAAAATCTGGTAGGGCTGTTACGTGAACTTTCTCGTCAAGATATAATTACTTTTAACGATATGGCATTTTTCAGGGATTATAAGGTGTACAACCAGACCTACAATGATCGTGGAACCTCGCTATATGAAAAAGCTAAAAATGAAATGATGTTGGTTTCAGAGAATCAGCTTAAGGGTGCAGTTACCAAATGCAGCGAAATCATAAATTTCCTTAAACAAAATGATAGTGGTTCATATGCAGAACGCCAAGAAGAAATGCTAGAGTATTACCTTGCTGCTCGTGGTGTAGCACTTATGCAGGAGTTGACGCTGATAATTAAAAAGCGTGAGTATGCTCAGGATGTACAGCCACTGGATACTCCTTATGAATTGGCTAGTAAGCTAGAATATTGGCTGATGGATTACTGTACGGAGTGGAGGACTGTCAGTCGCGAGAGTGAATTGTATCGAATAAAAGAATTTGTTTGGCAAATCTGCTCCATCCTGCGAAAATACGATACAAAGTTACACAGTTGA
- a CDS encoding ABC transporter ATP-binding protein — MDNLLEVNNLVVSFSTKAGEVKVVRDVSFSLKKGEVLAILGESGSGKSVLCKSILRILPENGCIKSGEVILNGENITNSSEKSMNKVRGKDISMVFQDSTTSLNPTMSIGKQIMEAVLIHQKISKREAKRKSIELMELVGIDHAEKRFNQYPYHFSGGMIQRSVIAIALACSPEVLIADEPTTALDVTIQAQILDLIQELQVKTGISIIFITHDLGVVANIAQRIAIMYAGKFVEIGTAKDIFYDPRHPYTWGLMSSLPKINSDEEFLNFIPGMPPNLLNLPKGDAFAVRNKYALKMDYLAESPMFKISDTHSAATWLLHKDAPKINPPLNLRNVE, encoded by the coding sequence ATGGACAATTTGTTAGAAGTAAATAATTTAGTCGTAAGCTTTTCAACTAAAGCGGGTGAAGTGAAGGTGGTTAGAGATGTTTCTTTTTCTCTAAAAAAAGGAGAAGTTTTAGCGATACTTGGAGAATCAGGATCTGGAAAATCAGTATTATGTAAAAGCATTTTACGCATACTTCCCGAAAATGGCTGTATAAAAAGTGGAGAAGTTATTCTTAATGGAGAGAACATAACAAATTCATCCGAAAAATCTATGAATAAGGTGAGAGGCAAGGACATATCTATGGTATTTCAAGATTCTACGACTTCTTTAAATCCCACTATGTCTATTGGCAAACAGATCATGGAAGCGGTACTCATTCATCAAAAAATTAGCAAAAGGGAAGCGAAAAGGAAAAGCATAGAATTGATGGAACTTGTTGGGATAGATCATGCAGAAAAAAGATTTAATCAGTATCCGTATCATTTCTCTGGGGGAATGATACAACGAAGTGTTATTGCAATAGCACTGGCCTGTAGCCCTGAAGTATTAATTGCTGATGAACCAACCACTGCTTTAGATGTAACTATCCAAGCACAAATATTAGATCTTATTCAAGAGTTACAAGTAAAAACTGGTATATCAATCATATTTATCACGCATGATTTAGGTGTTGTTGCAAATATTGCCCAAAGAATTGCAATTATGTATGCAGGTAAATTTGTTGAGATTGGCACAGCTAAAGATATTTTTTATGATCCAAGGCATCCCTATACTTGGGGATTAATGTCCTCTTTACCTAAAATTAATTCTGATGAGGAATTTTTGAATTTCATACCAGGAATGCCACCTAATTTACTGAACCTGCCAAAGGGTGATGCTTTTGCGGTGAGAAACAAATATGCTTTGAAGATGGATTATCTAGCTGAATCACCAATGTTTAAAATCAGTGATACACATAGTGCTGCAACTTGGCTTTTACACAAAGATGCGCCAAAAATAAATCCCCCATTAAATTTGAGAAATGTGGAGTGA
- the fetB gene encoding ABC transporter permease — protein sequence MKGAVQLSIFQFSLIYLLLIIVLIIMKKSKVNQTKLLIVASLRMTVQLVIVGYILQYVFSNPKPIFTIIFLVIMIVFSIDRVIKSKKDLNQNFKIAIGASLTFSGLFILVFFVTIVVGKSIFNPQYTIPLAGMIIGNSMTGVNIAIKTFMDDISKEKNKINTLLNLGVEPRDILKPFANNALETALIPTMNSMLGMGIIFLPGMMTGQMLSGTLPTTAIMYQIAIMIAVCTSVCITVFLSLNLGYKSLYNNRKQFL from the coding sequence ATGAAAGGAGCAGTACAGCTAAGTATTTTCCAATTTTCACTTATTTATTTACTTCTAATTATAGTGCTCATAATTATGAAAAAATCAAAGGTTAATCAAACAAAACTTCTTATAGTTGCAAGTTTAAGAATGACAGTTCAACTTGTAATTGTGGGTTATATACTTCAATATGTCTTTAGTAATCCAAAGCCTATATTTACTATAATTTTTTTAGTAATTATGATAGTATTTTCTATTGATAGAGTAATTAAAAGTAAAAAAGACTTAAATCAAAATTTCAAAATTGCAATAGGAGCTTCTTTAACATTTTCGGGACTTTTTATTCTAGTCTTTTTTGTAACTATAGTTGTTGGTAAATCCATATTCAACCCTCAATACACTATACCTTTAGCTGGTATGATTATTGGTAACTCTATGACGGGAGTAAACATTGCAATAAAAACCTTTATGGATGATATAAGCAAAGAAAAAAATAAAATTAATACTTTACTCAATTTAGGAGTGGAGCCTAGAGATATTTTAAAGCCTTTTGCTAATAATGCTTTAGAAACCGCCTTAATTCCTACAATGAATTCCATGCTAGGAATGGGAATAATTTTTTTACCGGGAATGATGACAGGACAGATGTTGTCAGGTACACTACCTACCACAGCGATTATGTACCAAATAGCCATTATGATTGCAGTTTGTACTTCTGTTTGTATAACAGTTTTTTTATCCCTAAACTTAGGTTATAAGTCTTTATACAATAATAGGAAACAGTTCTTATAG
- a CDS encoding ATP-binding cassette domain-containing protein, with protein MNELLFQASNLIYKSNLTYNDVKVQKGMINFIVGESGCGKSTFLKLLNQSITPISGELLYKGTPIGAYDPIALRREVSLVSQDVFLFDESIIDNFKTFYSLRQKTMPSLEYIIYITDLCCVNVPLDQNTSTLSGGERQRVYISIFLSLCPEIILLDEPTSALDEKNSHEMMINIINFCKAKNIEIVIVSHNKTIVDEFCENKVEIVKEA; from the coding sequence ATGAATGAATTATTATTTCAAGCAAGCAATCTTATTTACAAATCCAATTTAACTTATAATGACGTAAAAGTTCAAAAGGGAATGATTAATTTTATCGTTGGGGAAAGTGGATGTGGCAAAAGCACTTTTTTAAAACTGTTAAACCAATCTATAACTCCAATATCTGGTGAATTATTATATAAAGGTACACCAATTGGTGCATATGACCCTATTGCTCTAAGACGTGAAGTAAGCCTAGTTTCTCAGGATGTTTTCCTATTTGATGAAAGCATAATAGACAATTTTAAAACCTTTTATTCACTAAGACAAAAAACTATGCCTAGCTTAGAATATATTATCTACATTACCGATCTTTGCTGCGTAAATGTTCCACTTGACCAAAATACATCTACCCTTTCTGGTGGAGAACGTCAAAGAGTTTATATATCAATTTTTTTATCATTATGTCCTGAGATTATATTACTCGACGAGCCAACTTCAGCATTAGATGAAAAAAACAGTCATGAAATGATGATAAATATAATAAATTTCTGCAAAGCAAAAAACATTGAAATTGTAATTGTAAGCCACAATAAAACTATTGTTGATGAGTTTTGTGAAAATAAAGTTGAAATAGTTAAGGAGGCATAA
- a CDS encoding ABC transporter substrate-binding protein, with protein sequence MQLKKQIILGVALIMSMVLLVGCGGDSSADKKTASNEKVLVYGSGDYSSINPALYEHGEINSLIFSGLTTHDKNNKIVPGLAKSWEYDKATKTYTFTLRNDVKWHDNDPFSAEDVKFTLDTIMDPKNASEIASNYEDITNIKVVDKTTVKITLKAPNIAMLGYLTIGILPKHLLEGKDIATDKFNQFPIGTGPFKMESWDKGQSITLVKNKDFYVKEPQIDKVVFKIIEDTKARALQLKSGELDLAQVTPHDAGQFQNNKELVVYDMKTSDYRGIMYNFNSPLFKLNPELPNALSYAIDRLAILDSVLLGQGKVAYSPLQAGEYNNPDMEKFNYNPKKAKQELEKAGWKLGEDKIYEKNNKKISFTVNCNEGDQVRVDMANVCAQQFKAIGVDMKVALQPKIDWENQDAFLIGWGSPFDPDDHTYKVFVTGKGSNFNSYSNAKVDELLQEARETDVEAERLKYYKEFQIELAKDMPYTFITYIDALYVAKPNIKGITPETVLGHHGVGIFRNITDWTIQ encoded by the coding sequence ATGCAATTAAAAAAACAGATAATTTTAGGAGTGGCGCTGATTATGAGCATGGTTTTATTGGTAGGCTGTGGCGGTGATAGTAGTGCTGATAAGAAAACAGCGTCGAATGAAAAGGTTTTAGTTTATGGAAGTGGGGATTATTCAAGTATTAATCCCGCATTATATGAACATGGAGAAATTAATTCCCTGATTTTTAGTGGACTTACGACTCATGACAAAAACAATAAGATTGTTCCAGGACTTGCAAAAAGTTGGGAATATGATAAAGCTACAAAAACATACACTTTTACATTAAGAAATGATGTTAAATGGCATGACAATGATCCTTTTTCGGCAGAGGATGTGAAGTTTACTTTAGATACAATTATGGATCCTAAAAACGCTTCAGAAATAGCCTCCAACTATGAAGATATTACCAATATTAAAGTGGTAGACAAGACTACGGTAAAAATAACTTTAAAGGCACCAAATATTGCGATGCTGGGTTATTTGACAATTGGTATTTTACCTAAGCACCTCTTAGAAGGAAAAGACATTGCAACAGATAAATTCAATCAATTTCCAATCGGAACTGGTCCATTTAAAATGGAGAGCTGGGATAAAGGACAAAGTATTACTCTTGTAAAAAATAAAGATTTCTATGTAAAAGAACCACAAATTGATAAAGTAGTCTTTAAAATTATAGAGGATACAAAGGCAAGAGCCCTGCAATTAAAATCCGGAGAATTGGATTTAGCGCAGGTTACACCACATGATGCGGGTCAATTTCAAAATAATAAGGAACTTGTTGTTTATGATATGAAAACATCAGACTACAGAGGAATTATGTATAATTTTAATAGTCCCTTATTTAAGTTAAATCCAGAACTGCCCAATGCCTTAAGTTACGCTATTGATCGATTAGCTATTTTGGACAGTGTTCTATTAGGACAGGGTAAAGTAGCATATTCACCACTTCAGGCCGGAGAATATAACAACCCTGATATGGAAAAATTTAATTATAATCCTAAAAAAGCGAAGCAAGAGCTTGAAAAAGCGGGCTGGAAGCTTGGCGAGGACAAAATATATGAAAAGAACAATAAGAAAATATCATTTACTGTCAACTGCAATGAAGGAGACCAGGTTAGAGTTGATATGGCGAACGTTTGTGCTCAACAGTTTAAAGCAATTGGGGTTGATATGAAGGTTGCGCTGCAGCCAAAAATCGATTGGGAGAATCAAGACGCATTCCTGATTGGCTGGGGAAGTCCATTTGATCCGGACGATCACACTTATAAAGTGTTTGTAACAGGTAAAGGTAGTAATTTCAACAGCTATTCAAATGCCAAAGTTGATGAGTTATTACAGGAAGCAAGAGAAACTGATGTCGAAGCTGAAAGATTAAAATATTACAAAGAATTCCAAATTGAATTAGCTAAAGATATGCCATATACATTTATCACATACATCGATGCCTTATATGTTGCAAAACCTAATATAAAAGGGATTACCCCAGAAACAGTATTAGGCCACCATGGCGTCGGAATATTCCGGAATATTACAGACTGGACAATTCAGTAG
- a CDS encoding ABC transporter ATP-binding protein has product MKTEKILEVRNLKQYFKLDRNTLIKAVDDISFGIYKGEIFGLVGESGSGKSTTGRSIINIHKPTEGEIYYRGNLISDPKIYRAQKRLINRNMQIIFQDSTSSLNSRMTIKEIIEEPLIIQKVYKEKEERMDKVYKLMNLVGLDKIYKDYYPFECSGGQRQRVGIARALSLDPEFIIADEPIASLDVSIQAQIINLFKKLQRENGMTCLFISHDLSMVRYVCNRVGVMYHGKIVELAETCELYRNPIHPYTKALFSSMLVPDPACAENRARIKYNPIVDVHLEEKGQLVEVSEGHFVYCCI; this is encoded by the coding sequence ATGAAAACCGAAAAAATATTGGAAGTGAGAAATTTAAAGCAATATTTCAAATTAGATAGAAATACTTTAATTAAAGCAGTTGATGATATATCTTTTGGAATTTATAAAGGAGAAATATTTGGCTTGGTGGGTGAATCCGGTTCCGGTAAATCAACTACTGGCAGAAGCATTATTAATATCCATAAGCCAACAGAGGGAGAAATCTATTATAGGGGAAATCTTATATCAGATCCTAAAATTTACAGAGCTCAAAAGAGACTTATAAATAGAAATATGCAAATTATATTTCAAGATTCAACATCATCTCTAAATTCACGGATGACTATAAAAGAAATTATTGAGGAACCTCTTATAATCCAAAAAGTGTATAAGGAGAAAGAAGAACGCATGGATAAAGTTTATAAGCTTATGAACTTGGTAGGCCTTGATAAAATCTATAAAGACTATTATCCATTTGAATGCTCAGGTGGACAGAGACAACGTGTAGGAATTGCACGAGCGCTTAGTCTTGATCCGGAATTCATCATTGCTGATGAACCAATTGCATCTTTAGATGTTTCAATTCAAGCTCAAATTATCAATTTATTTAAAAAGCTTCAAAGAGAAAATGGTATGACGTGTTTATTTATTTCACATGATTTATCAATGGTAAGGTATGTCTGCAACCGAGTAGGGGTTATGTATCATGGAAAAATTGTTGAACTCGCTGAAACTTGCGAATTATATCGCAATCCAATTCATCCTTATACTAAGGCACTGTTTTCATCAATGCTTGTCCCTGATCCAGCTTGTGCAGAAAATAGAGCCCGTATCAAGTATAATCCGATTGTAGATGTTCATTTAGAAGAAAAAGGTCAGTTGGTAGAAGTATCAGAAGGTCACTTTGTATATTGTTGCATTTAA
- a CDS encoding glycosyl hydrolase family 18 protein: MKGTKIISCITIAALMVVIAIGITSNVEAKTIKEIKSVIVPVVKPISGSKLLVGYWHNFDNGTGIVKLRDVSTKWDVLNISFGETNIDRAVVEFSPCYGTEAEFKSDIAYLQSKGKKVVLSIGGQNGVVLVPDATAKQKFINSVEAVIDKYGFDGVDVDLESGISMNAGDTDFKNPSTPQIVNLITGLRTISDYYGPNFILSMAPETAYVQGGYSSYGNIWGAYLPIIYGVKDKLTYIHVQHYNAGSGAGMDGLNYNQGTADYEVAMADMLLHGFPIGGNSSNVFPALREEQVMIGLPACSLAAPSGGYINPTEMKKALDYIMKGIPFGGKYKISNAKGYPGFRGLMSWSVNWDAKSNYEFSTNYRAYFDEIVNPVYSLKEAIISSSAVANGSFTLMAEVPGYNTASSYKFIDNIGVITSGKITPQTSEVTLTQQVANKKPGTYDYTIELSDGTKTITSNQVTVIVLSEVVNKLQAATLTAGAVSDGAYKLTAIVPTNNTATSYAVMEGTKQLTTGKLVAGQATIQTIVYDSTDKAPGTYGYTVVVTDGTSSLISNKVSVTVPKVVGKLPAKPSLTQDNWDSSSDYKIIMNMWWGENGTSWRLYENGVLISTKPLVVNGSNAQTDSVSFKGKAGGTYVYKAELVNDAGATVSDALNYTVSNGK; the protein is encoded by the coding sequence ATGAAAGGAACTAAAATTATTTCATGTATAACTATAGCGGCACTAATGGTGGTCATAGCTATAGGGATAACGTCAAATGTAGAGGCTAAAACGATTAAAGAAATTAAGTCAGTAATAGTGCCTGTAGTAAAACCAATCTCTGGTTCAAAACTACTTGTAGGGTATTGGCATAACTTTGATAATGGAACAGGGATTGTTAAACTTAGAGATGTTTCAACTAAATGGGATGTTTTAAATATATCTTTTGGTGAAACAAATATAGATCGGGCTGTAGTTGAGTTTTCGCCTTGCTATGGCACAGAGGCGGAGTTTAAGTCTGACATCGCATATTTGCAAAGCAAGGGAAAGAAAGTTGTACTTTCAATAGGTGGACAAAATGGCGTAGTGCTAGTACCAGATGCTACTGCAAAACAAAAATTTATTAATTCTGTGGAGGCCGTAATAGATAAATATGGTTTTGATGGAGTTGATGTTGATCTAGAGTCAGGCATTTCGATGAATGCTGGAGATACTGACTTTAAAAATCCAAGCACACCACAAATTGTAAATCTTATTACGGGATTAAGAACTATTTCAGATTATTATGGTCCTAATTTTATATTAAGTATGGCGCCTGAAACTGCATACGTTCAAGGTGGTTATAGTTCTTATGGAAACATATGGGGTGCTTACTTGCCAATTATTTATGGTGTAAAAGATAAATTAACTTATATTCATGTGCAACATTACAATGCTGGTAGTGGAGCTGGAATGGATGGTTTAAATTATAATCAAGGTACAGCTGACTATGAAGTAGCTATGGCAGATATGTTACTTCACGGATTTCCAATAGGCGGGAATTCTAGTAATGTATTTCCAGCATTAAGAGAAGAACAAGTGATGATAGGATTGCCAGCATGCTCATTAGCAGCTCCGAGCGGTGGATACATAAATCCTACAGAAATGAAAAAGGCATTAGATTATATAATGAAAGGAATTCCTTTTGGGGGTAAATATAAAATTTCAAACGCAAAGGGCTATCCAGGATTTCGAGGTTTAATGTCTTGGTCAGTCAATTGGGATGCTAAAAGTAATTATGAGTTTTCAACTAATTATCGTGCATATTTTGACGAAATAGTTAACCCAGTTTATTCATTAAAGGAAGCAATTATTTCATCAAGTGCAGTAGCTAATGGTAGCTTTACATTGATGGCTGAAGTACCAGGATATAATACTGCTAGTTCTTATAAATTTATAGATAATATAGGAGTAATTACAAGTGGTAAAATAACGCCTCAAACTTCAGAAGTAACATTAACGCAGCAAGTTGCTAATAAAAAACCCGGAACGTATGATTACACAATAGAACTTTCTGATGGAACAAAAACAATTACATCAAATCAAGTAACTGTAATAGTGCTGTCGGAAGTAGTAAATAAACTACAAGCAGCAACTTTAACAGCTGGAGCGGTAAGCGATGGAGCATATAAACTAACAGCGATAGTTCCAACTAATAATACCGCAACTTCATATGCTGTAATGGAAGGTACGAAGCAGTTAACAACGGGTAAATTAGTAGCAGGACAAGCTACAATACAAACAATAGTATATGATAGTACAGATAAGGCACCAGGTACTTATGGTTATACAGTAGTAGTAACCGATGGAACATCATCACTTATATCAAATAAAGTATCAGTAACCGTTCCAAAAGTAGTAGGCAAATTGCCAGCTAAACCAAGCTTAACTCAAGATAACTGGGATAGTAGTTCAGATTATAAAATAATTATGAACATGTGGTGGGGAGAAAATGGTACTTCTTGGAGGCTATATGAGAATGGAGTACTAATTTCAACGAAACCATTAGTAGTAAATGGTTCAAATGCCCAAACGGATTCCGTATCATTTAAAGGAAAAGCAGGAGGAACCTATGTGTATAAGGCAGAACTTGTTAATGATGCAGGTGCTACAGTATCTGATGCATTAAACTATACTGTATCAAATGGTAAATAG